From the Hymenobacter yonginensis genome, one window contains:
- a CDS encoding DUF547 domain-containing protein gives MKLPLLPARTLLAFSMALGTATTAPLPTLAATAVAPAATAPGHAAFDKLLKKHVNGKGQVNYKGFKADEKEFNQYLALLSKNAPAASWSKQEQMAYWINAYNAYTIRLILDHYPVQSIKDIGSKIKIPFVTTPWAAKFFSIGGKKMSLDEIEHGTLRKKYNDPRIHFALVCASVSCPSLRNEAYTAAKLDSQLDDQGRDFVNNPAKNKISKSSAQLSKYFDWYKGDWSENGQSVVKWVNKYSTTKLDANAKIDFLDYNWNLNEQ, from the coding sequence ATGAAACTTCCTCTCTTACCCGCCCGCACCTTGCTGGCATTCAGCATGGCCCTCGGCACTGCCACCACCGCACCGCTGCCTACCCTGGCCGCTACCGCCGTGGCACCAGCTGCCACCGCCCCCGGCCATGCGGCCTTCGATAAGCTGCTCAAAAAGCACGTCAACGGCAAAGGCCAGGTGAACTACAAGGGCTTCAAAGCCGACGAAAAGGAGTTCAACCAGTACCTGGCGCTGCTGAGTAAGAATGCCCCGGCTGCTTCGTGGAGCAAGCAGGAGCAGATGGCCTACTGGATCAACGCCTACAACGCCTACACCATCCGCCTGATCCTGGACCACTATCCGGTGCAGAGCATCAAGGACATCGGCTCGAAAATCAAGATTCCGTTCGTGACGACGCCCTGGGCGGCCAAGTTCTTCAGCATTGGCGGCAAGAAGATGAGCCTCGACGAAATCGAGCACGGCACGCTGCGCAAGAAATACAACGACCCGCGCATTCACTTTGCGCTGGTGTGTGCCTCCGTCTCGTGCCCCAGTTTGCGCAACGAGGCCTACACCGCCGCCAAGCTTGACAGCCAGCTTGACGACCAGGGCCGGGACTTTGTGAACAACCCCGCCAAAAACAAGATCAGCAAGAGCAGCGCCCAGCTTTCCAAGTACTTCGACTGGTACAAAGGTGACTGGAGCGAGAACGGGCAGTCGGTGGTAAAGTGGGTGAACAAATACTCCACCACCAAGCTCGACGCCAACGCCAAAATCGACTTCCTGGACTACAACTGGAACCTGAATGAGCAGTAG